One Deltaproteobacteria bacterium DNA window includes the following coding sequences:
- a CDS encoding sulfurtransferase TusA family protein, whose product MKVDKVMDLKGLPCPMPVVKVSKGIKEVQVGQVIEAITTDPGALADFPAWARTSGNEILKTDQGDGVIKIYIKRNK is encoded by the coding sequence ATTAAAGTCGACAAAGTAATGGATCTGAAAGGATTACCTTGCCCGATGCCGGTGGTTAAAGTCAGCAAAGGGATAAAAGAGGTCCAGGTGGGTCAGGTTATTGAGGCCATAACGACCGATCCGGGGGCCTTGGCCGATTTTCCGGCCTGGGCCAGGACCAGCGGCAATGAGATCCTTAAAACCGACCAGGGGGATGGGGTTATTAAGATCTACATTAAACGAAACAAATAA
- a CDS encoding DsrE/DsrF/DrsH-like family protein, whose amino-acid sequence MKEEIEKQMADLKAQVDSLSQNQPENKISMIVFSGDLDKALAAFVIGTGAVAMGMEVVMFFTFWGTPLLRDKLKKVKGKDVMGAMFGAMLPKGTGEVKLSKMNMAGMGTTMMKSLMKKKNVASLEQMIEMAGELGIKIFVCEMSMDLMGFKREEMISYPDMTYCGVAKFLEQAMESKIQLFI is encoded by the coding sequence ATGAAGGAAGAAATAGAAAAGCAAATGGCCGACCTCAAGGCCCAGGTAGACTCGCTAAGTCAGAACCAGCCGGAAAATAAAATCTCCATGATTGTTTTCAGCGGCGATTTGGACAAGGCCCTGGCCGCCTTTGTCATCGGCACCGGCGCCGTGGCCATGGGTATGGAAGTGGTGATGTTTTTTACCTTTTGGGGCACCCCGCTTTTGAGGGATAAACTAAAGAAAGTAAAGGGAAAAGATGTCATGGGTGCCATGTTTGGGGCCATGTTACCCAAAGGGACCGGAGAAGTGAAATTATCTAAGATGAATATGGCCGGCATGGGCACCACCATGATGAAATCCTTGATGAAAAAGAAAAACGTCGCCTCCCTGGAGCAGATGATCGAAATGGCCGGAGAATTGGGCATCAAGATCTTTGTCTGCGAAATGTCCATGGACTTGATGGGCTTTAAACGGGAAGAGATGATCAGTTATCCGGATATGACTTATTGCGGAGTGGCCAAGTTCCTGGAACAGGCCATGGAAAGCAAAATCCAGTTATTCATATAA